In Crassostrea angulata isolate pt1a10 chromosome 4, ASM2561291v2, whole genome shotgun sequence, one genomic interval encodes:
- the LOC128181621 gene encoding uncharacterized protein LOC128181621 isoform X2: protein MHSLQVLLCVFCVAVGFQAAQAALGGGVCTIPAAGSPGASTACTSINNGFCLIDHLTITGAVTGVTFDGVCVCYDGFSGTVCGTANPTTTTTTTTSNNNAITALVLGGLGAYLLSQGGQGGYGAETGAQAAQEALYLQQAGFGIGK from the exons ATGCACTCCCTCCAGGTCCTCCTTTGTGTGTTCTGTGTCGCCGTGG GTTTTCAGGCAGCCCAAGCAGCACTGGGAGGGGGAGTCTGCACCATTCCAGCAGCAGGAAGTCCAGGAGCCAGTACTGCGTGTACTTCTATCAACAATGGCTTCTGTCTCATAGACCATTTGACGATCACAGGAGCCGTCACAGGCGTAACATTCGATGGCGTGTGTGTCTGCTATGATGGATTCAGTGGAACTGTATGCGGAA CCGCTAACcccactactactactaccaccACCACATCCAACAACAACGCCATCACTGCCCTGGTACTCGGGGGTCTGGGCGCCTATCTGCTGTCCCAGGGTGGACAAGGAGGATATGGAGCTGAAACAGGAGCACAGGCCGCCCAGGA